In Amyelois transitella isolate CPQ chromosome 3, ilAmyTran1.1, whole genome shotgun sequence, a single genomic region encodes these proteins:
- the LOC106137828 gene encoding uncharacterized protein LOC106137828 isoform X1 has translation MNSFDTQFVTELFLDSNSNTTISRLAVTIANVIYENNENVNTFNEVLTNEFSNVLQSVGEHTEYHHSKNSYKCKNSGFYEKVVKTLSDVDYISNFRMKRSTAKALLQYLQENVEADKTNMLLDKKLHIFIFILTSDLSFNDVAALFCLQKSSVRNIFYDIAAMLSGLTYYLINWPSPEEQHITRLKVLNRFQFPNCVGFIDSFRFKAGSRRTKKASLDTVLLQAVCDESLMFIDIHVGSMGKTKKYKVFKESKLSQELKNFVDFDSHILGDSEYKLKYNLMTPFTAEELLTSEEMKYNEVHWKTRSYIGHAFEMLKERFKKLSHLDLDSPQAVGTILRAACVLHNFILLHEGAPVIKEEPTICDNGADEIILNIDTNIVKSSVEKRQFICNYINYMSVNNLLQGEAKEF, from the exons ATGAATAGCTTTGATACACAGTTTGTCACAGAACTCTTCTTAGATAGTAACAGTAATACAACAATAAGTAGATTAGCCGTTACAATTGCAAATGTCATttacgaaaataatgaaaatgtaaatacattCAATGAAGTGCTTACAAATGAATTCAGCAATGTTTTGCAGTCAGTGGGTGAACATACTGAATATCACCATTCAAAAAAcagttataaatgtaaaaattcaGGATTCTATGAAAAAGTTGTGAAAACTTTAAGTGATGTtgattatatttctaattTTAGAATGAAAAGATCAACAGCAAAG gcgcTATTACAATACTTACAAGAGAATGTTGAAGCAGACAAAACCAATATGTTATTGGATAAAAAACTCCAtatcttcatatttattttaacttctgACTTATCTTTCAATGATGTGGCAGCACTGTTTTGTCTACAGAAATCATCAgtacgaaatattttttatgacattGCTGCTATGTTATCAGGACTGacatattatttaatcaaTTGGCCATCTCCTGAAGAACAACACATCACCAGGCTTAAGGTATTAAACAGATTTCAATTTCCTAATTGTGTGGGTTTCATAGATTCTTTTCGTTTCAAGGCAGGTTCAAGGAGAACCAAAAAAGCATCTCTAGATACTGTCCTGCTGCAAGCTGTCTGTGATGAATCTCTCATGTTCATTGATATACATGTAGGTTCAATGGGAAAGACAAAGAAATACAAAGTGTTCAAGGAAAGTAAACTTTCACAGGAGTTGAAAAACTTTGTAGATTTTGACAGTCATATTCTTGGTGACTCAGAGTATAAGTTGAAGTACAATTTAATGACTCCCTTCACTGCTGAAGAATTGTTAACAAGTGAAGAAATGAAATACAATGAAGTCCATTGGAAGACAAGAAGCTATATAGGACATGCATTTGAGATGTTGAAGGAAAGGTTTAAGAAATTGAGCCATTTGGATTTAGACAGTCCACAGGCTGTAGGAACAATACTAAGAGCTGCATGTGTGCTTCATAATTTCATATTGCTTCATGAAGGAGCTCCAGTAATCAAAGAAGAACCTACAATTTGTGATAATGGTGCCGATgaaatcatattaaatattgataccAACATTGTTAAATCCTCAGTTGAAAAGCGTCAGTTTATTTGCAATTACATCAATTACATGagtgttaataatttattacaaggAGAGGCAAAAGAATTTTAG
- the LOC106137821 gene encoding methyltransferase-like 26, whose amino-acid sequence MSKSKDLSDLKMKDLHQNESITGEKLIYPAATRNQEPILQVLKRFIICDLDKVCDESPLFLEVSSGSGQHLYHFAPHFPGVKFQPSEYDKSLLGSIAYYSQLCPTKNILTPIQLDVCNEFNSYGFHENSIDYLYNANMIHISPYECTIGLFKNAGSYLKPDALMITYGPYSKDGKITPQSNIDFDASLRSRNPLWGLRDINDLLKLAEECDLSLMDTIEMPANNKTLIWKKN is encoded by the coding sequence tattaCTGGAGAAAAACTAATATATCCTGCTgctacaagaaaccaagaaccAATACTGCAGGTTTTGAAGAGGTTTATAATATGTGATCTGGATAAAGTTTGTGATGAGAGTCCTTTGTTTCTAGAGGTCTCATCAGGATCAGGACAACATCTTTATCACTTTGCACCTCATTTCCCAGGAGTGAAATTTCAACCTTCAGAATATGATAAAAGTCTTCTTGGTAGCATAGCTTATTACAGTCAACTCTGcccaacaaaaaatattttaacaccCATACAACTGGatgtttgtaatgaatttAACAGCTATGGGTTTCATGAAAACTCTATTGATTATCTTTATAATGCGAATATGATCCATATTAGCCCATATGAATGCACCATAGGATTGTTTAAGAATGCAGGCAGTTATTTAAAGCCTGATGCTCTGATGATAACATATGGCCCTTATAGTAAAGATGGTAAAATAACGCCTCAAAGTAACATTGATTTTGATGCTTCCCTAAGAAGCAGGAATCCTTTGTGGGGCCTTCGTgatattaatgatttattaaaattagctGAAGAATGTGATTTATCTTTAATGGACACTATAGAAATGCCTGCaaacaataaaactttaatcTGGAAAAAGAATTGA
- the LOC106137828 gene encoding uncharacterized protein LOC106137828 isoform X2 has translation MGKGKCVSFTCSLCFSILVFTYHKALLQYLQENVEADKTNMLLDKKLHIFIFILTSDLSFNDVAALFCLQKSSVRNIFYDIAAMLSGLTYYLINWPSPEEQHITRLKVLNRFQFPNCVGFIDSFRFKAGSRRTKKASLDTVLLQAVCDESLMFIDIHVGSMGKTKKYKVFKESKLSQELKNFVDFDSHILGDSEYKLKYNLMTPFTAEELLTSEEMKYNEVHWKTRSYIGHAFEMLKERFKKLSHLDLDSPQAVGTILRAACVLHNFILLHEGAPVIKEEPTICDNGADEIILNIDTNIVKSSVEKRQFICNYINYMSVNNLLQGEAKEF, from the exons ATGGGCAAGGGCAAATGTGTTTCCTTTACATGTTCACTTTGTTTTAGTATCTTAGTGTTCACATATCAcaaa gcgcTATTACAATACTTACAAGAGAATGTTGAAGCAGACAAAACCAATATGTTATTGGATAAAAAACTCCAtatcttcatatttattttaacttctgACTTATCTTTCAATGATGTGGCAGCACTGTTTTGTCTACAGAAATCATCAgtacgaaatattttttatgacattGCTGCTATGTTATCAGGACTGacatattatttaatcaaTTGGCCATCTCCTGAAGAACAACACATCACCAGGCTTAAGGTATTAAACAGATTTCAATTTCCTAATTGTGTGGGTTTCATAGATTCTTTTCGTTTCAAGGCAGGTTCAAGGAGAACCAAAAAAGCATCTCTAGATACTGTCCTGCTGCAAGCTGTCTGTGATGAATCTCTCATGTTCATTGATATACATGTAGGTTCAATGGGAAAGACAAAGAAATACAAAGTGTTCAAGGAAAGTAAACTTTCACAGGAGTTGAAAAACTTTGTAGATTTTGACAGTCATATTCTTGGTGACTCAGAGTATAAGTTGAAGTACAATTTAATGACTCCCTTCACTGCTGAAGAATTGTTAACAAGTGAAGAAATGAAATACAATGAAGTCCATTGGAAGACAAGAAGCTATATAGGACATGCATTTGAGATGTTGAAGGAAAGGTTTAAGAAATTGAGCCATTTGGATTTAGACAGTCCACAGGCTGTAGGAACAATACTAAGAGCTGCATGTGTGCTTCATAATTTCATATTGCTTCATGAAGGAGCTCCAGTAATCAAAGAAGAACCTACAATTTGTGATAATGGTGCCGATgaaatcatattaaatattgataccAACATTGTTAAATCCTCAGTTGAAAAGCGTCAGTTTATTTGCAATTACATCAATTACATGagtgttaataatttattacaaggAGAGGCAAAAGAATTTTAG